A stretch of the Lineus longissimus chromosome 12, tnLinLong1.2, whole genome shotgun sequence genome encodes the following:
- the LOC135497198 gene encoding uncharacterized protein LOC135497198 yields MTTHPGTPQITSFPYGPVIAGIQLNLKCVASPPGDTYDWYKDGTKVTTSSSYDFQVTKESAGVYKCVARNDVGFGPSSDKTLVVYYKPDSVVVSSGKTASYVGEKDKFTCTVAGGNPTPTVKIYFKRSGGTPGEVIQGQDRVMAEEDNQAEYYCEAKVTGYPTLDMTSSRKTYSVTFSNTKVSFLNNPTAAVQAGQVKKFTCETDESNPVTYIKWYQYSSGPRWQDVTTGISSSERNGVYGGKMRISEWSLTATKAMNGEAVRCASIYSLTGHVFTTNTDTTMYVKFKPSKITLLRKPPTVIYEGKLITIICETNSANPVANVTFHRKRKGGTWEQLTSGITSEDRAAEYNGRIRKSTLVVTANRLDTQAVFKCEVRDGLFQMEQTTTVNVYSVPTFTITRNGRLVTVVFVPQIREYTSFQLKFCGPSQTPKTSGCGGVRFTIHDPTTSTYRVNVTNETTTYVFYMDLYIADDVVYSSGQLHPKQAVPAGSSPDGGMIVGVVVAVVILVAMVVVVVVVLHRRNMACFAGRNKPDESNHADGKTGTTRADSVFHDPLYMNVVNRAFEGGDTPHEPVYVNFPQQNPVEGGDTPHEPVYVNFPQQNPVEDGGENPYDEMENPYADLNITPDVIASQTYAELKY; encoded by the exons ATGACCA cGCACCCAGGCACGCCACAGATCACCAGTTTCCCATATGGACCAGTCATTGCTGGAATACAGCTCAACTTGAAGTGTGTGGCCTCGCCTCCTGGAGATACCTACGATTGGTACAAAGATGGTACAAAGGTTACAACATCATCGAGTTACGACTTCCAAGTGACAAAAGAGAGTGCTGGTGTTTACAAATGTGTGGCGAGAAATGATGTCGGGTTTGGTCCAAGTAGTGACAAGACATTAGTCGTTTATT ACAAACCTGATTCCGTGGTCGTGTCATCGGGAAAGACCGCGTCCTATGTTGGGGAGAAGGACAAGTTCACCTGCACAGTCGCTGGCGGCAACCCGACCCCGACCGTGAAGATCTACTTCAAGAGGTCAGGCGGAACACCAGGAGAGGTCATCCAAGGTCAAGACAGGGTGATGGCCGAAGAAGACAACCAGGCTGAGTACTACTGCGAGGCGAAGGTCACTGGGTATCCCACCTTGGATATGACTTCAAGCAGGAAGACATACAGTGTAACGT tttcaaacacCAAGGTTTCCTTTCTCAATAACCCGACCGCTGCTGTCCAGGCTGGTCAGGTAAAGAAGTTCACATGTGAGACGGATGAGAGTAATCCAGTTACCTACATCAAGTGGTATCAATATAGTAGTGGTCCTCGGTGGCAAGATGTTACAACCGGAATATCATCATCCGAGAGGAATGGTGTGTATGGTGGAAAGATGAGGATCAGTGAGTGGTCTTTAACTGCAACAAAGGCAATGAATGGTGAAGCTGTAAGATGTGCGTCCATCTACTCCCTGACTGGTCATGTCTTTACGACAAATACCGATACCACAATGTATGTAAAAT TTAAGCCATCAAAGATAACTTTGCTACGAAAACCACCGACAGTGATCTACGAGGGGAAACTGATCACGATCATCTGTGAGACAAACAGCGCCAACCCGGTTGCGAATGTAACGTTCCACCGGAAGAGGAAAGGAGGAACCTGGGAGCAACTGACGTCGGGGATAACATCTGAAGACAGGGCGGCAGAATACAATGGCAGGATTCGAAAGAGTactttggttgtgacagccaatAGGTTGGACACACAGGCTGTGTTCAAATGCGAGGTTCGTGATGGGTTATTCCAGATGGAACAGACAACTACAGTTAATGTATATT CTGTCCCGACGTTTACGATAACCCGTAACGGGAGACTGGTGACTGTGGTGTTCGTGCCGCAGATTCGGGAGTACACAAGTTTCCAGCTCAAGTTCTGTGGGCCGAGTCAGACACCAAAAACGTCTGGATGCGGCGGGGTTCGCTTCACCATCCATGATCCAACGACATCAACTTACAGAGTTAATGTGACAAACGAGACCACGACCTATGTTTTCTACATGGATTTGTACATTGCCGATGATGTTGTTTATAGTTCTGGTCAATTGCATCCTAAACAGGCCGTGCCGGCTGGAAGCAGTCCTGATGGTGGCATGATAGTTGGCGTGGTTGTCGCCGTCGTCATCCTGGTagcaatggtggtggtggttgtcgTCGTGCTACATAGGAGGAACATGGCATGCTTTGCTG GTCGAAATAAACCCGATGAATCAAATCATGCTGACGGGAAAACTGGCACCACGCGAGCTGATTCGGTATTTCATGACCCTTTATACATGAACGTCGTCAACAGGGCATTTGAAG GTGGCGATACTCCACATGAACCGGTTTATGTGAATTTTCCTCAACAGAATCCCGTGGAAG GTGGCGATACTCCA
- the LOC135497062 gene encoding fucolectin-6-like produces the protein MILTLCEVQVFKKKGLAWLKPASQSSTFRSYTASRATDGNSNPNAVADTCSCTKVQDNPWWAVDLKLSTKINEVFISYPTDRLLENKMFNFTISVTNKMPGPSFVPTLTEVCLFQADRMNPGELKQLKCQKTMTGRYVVVSMKGRSMLSLCDVTVLG, from the exons ATGATATTAACGTTATGTGAAGTACAGGTATTCAAAAAGA AGGGTCTAGCATGGTTGAAGCCGGCATCCCAGAGCTCTACCTTTCGGAGTTATACTGCCTCTCGAGCAACAGACGGCAATTCCAACCCCAATGCCGTGGCAGACACCTGTAGCTGTACGAAGGTGCAGGACAACCCCTGGTGGGCGGTCGACCTCAAG CTATCTACAAAGATAAATGAAGTCTTTATCAGTTATCCAACTGATCGCCTATTAG AAAACAAGATGTTCAACTTCACCATCTCTGTGACGAACAAGATGCCTGGCCCTTCTTTCGTCCCGACCTTGACTGAGGTTTGCCTTTTCCAAGCGGATCGCATGAACCCGGGAGAACTGAAGCAGTTGAAGTGTCAGAAAACGATGACTGGTCGCTATGTTGTTGTTTCAATGAAGGGAAGGAGTATGTTGTCACTATGTGACGTCACTGTGCTTGGTTAG